In bacterium, the DNA window TGGTCAAGGCCCAGCTCGAGGGCGTGCTGCCGCGGCTCGAGTCGGCCGACGCCTACAACACGGTGCTGGCCTACGAGCCGGTCTGGGCCATCGGCACCGGCGAGACTGCGACGCCCGACCAGGCCCAGGAGATCCACGCGGTCAGCCGGGGCATCGTGGGCGACCTGCTCGGGGCGGGCACGGCCGACTACATGCGCATTCTCTACGGGGGCAGCTGCAAGCCGGACAACGCCCGGGAACTTTTCGCCCTGCCGGATGTCGACGGCGGACTGATCGGGGGCGCCTCGCTCAAGGCCGCCGACTTCGTGGGGATCATCGACGGGGCCGAGGCCAACGCGGGCTGAGCCCGCCGGGAACAACGGCGCCCCCGGGGGCGCGAGAGGACATGACGGCATGCGGAACCTGATGCGCGGATTGATGCTGGTGCTCACCCTGGCCGGGCTGGCCGGCAACTCGTTCTCGCAGGGGCGGGGCGGCGGCTTCGCGGGGGACTCCCTGGAACCGGCGATCCACCCGCTGGCGGAGAACGTGGAGATCCTGCGGCTCGAGAACGGGATGGACGTCATCCTGATGCGCAATCCGGGCCAGCCCATGGTGGGCGTCTACACCCAGGTGAAGGTGGGCTCGGCCTGGGAGGACTACCGCACCAGCGGCATGAGCCACATGCTCGAGCACCTGCTCTTCAACGGCAGCGACAAGTACACCCAGGAGGAGCTGTACGACAAGGCCGACCAGGCGGGTGCCTACAACAACGCCAACACCGCGCGCTTCTTCACCAACTTCATGATGGTCGTGCCGGCGGCCGCCCTCGAGACCGGCCTCGACCTGCAGTCGCAGATGCTCTTCCACTCGCTGATCCCGGCCGACAAGTTCGAGAAGGAGAAGGGCATCGTCGTCGGCGAGCTGGTGCAGGCCCGCGACTGGCCCGGACACGCCAAGGAGAAGGCCCTCGAGCAGGCGCTGTGGGAGGGTTCGAGCCTCGAGCTGCCCACCCTGGGCACCAAGAGCACCATCGAGCACATGGAGCGCGACGACGTCTACCAGTTCTACCGCAAGTGGTACGTGCCCAACAACATGGTGCTGACCCTGGCGGGGAATTTCGATCGCGACGAGGCCCTCGCGCTGCTCGAGACCTACTACGGCGGCGTGGCGCCCGGCACGGTCGAGCGCAGCCCGTTGCGGCCGGTGCGGCCGATCGAGAACGCCACCTCCGCCAGCCGCCGCGTCGGCGACGAGCGCGTGCTGGCCCTGGCCTTCGACGCGCCCAGCTACGGCCTGCCCGACTACTTCCCCTTCCTCGTCCTGACCAGCCTGCTCGACCTCGAGGGCACCGGCATCCTGACCGCCGCCCTGGACGACCTGCCCGCCGCCGAGCGTCCCGAACTGGCCACGTGGTGGGAGCAGTCGCCGGGCTTCGGGCGGCTGGTGCTCGAGTTCACCCTGCCCGAGGGCGTCGGGCCCGACGGCATCTACCGCCTGGTGCAGGACGCCCTGACCGGCGCGATGGAGATGGGCATCACCGGCGAGGACATCCTGGGCATCGTGCGCACCAGCGAGACCCACACCCTGCTCGAGCGCGAGCAGCTGCGCATGACGGGCATCTACACCGCCGAGCCCATCGTGCTCGGCGGCATCGACTTCTTCGTCTCGTTCCTGGACGGCCTGCGCGCCGTCACCGCCGAGGACGTGTCGCGCACCCTGGCCAACTGGCTCATCGATGCGCCGTGCCAGGCCGTGTACATCGAGCCGGCCGCAGGTGCCGCCGGTGGCGCGGGCGGCATGGCGGGCATGCGGATGCCGCCGGGCATGCAGATGCCGCCGGCCATGGCGGCGGCCATGGGCGGCAAGGAGGGGGGCGCAGCCGACAAGCCCGCCGCGCCGAAGCCCGCTGCGCCGGCCCCCCTGCAGGTCGACCGCTCGGAACTGGCCAACGGCGCCGTGCTCGTCAGCCAGACCAACCCCGACAGCCCCCTCATGGCCATCCACCTGGCGGTGAAGGGGCGCGCGGCCATCGACCGGGAGAACGCGGCGGCCGGCGCCGTCGATCTGGTCCACCGGCTCATCGGCGAGGGCTATGCGGGCTGCGACCGGGCCTGCCTGGCGCGACAGCTGCGCCGCCTGGGCGCCGTGGTGAAGGTCGTCGACGACGACCGCATCCCCATGGACAACTACTACACCACCGGACGCTTCAGCTTCGTGCGCATCGAGGCGACCGCGGCGAACGGTCCCGAGATCCTGGCCCTGCTGCTCCAGCAGCTGCAGTTCGCCTCGTTCACGGCCCAGGACTTCGCCCGCGTCCGCGACGAGCGCGTGGAGAAGCTGGAGCAGGAGAAGGCCAGCGCCCGCGCCACGGCCAACGGGCTGCTCGAGCAGGGGCTGTACGGCGACCACCCGCTGGTGATGGCGCCCGAGGGCACGCCCGAGAGCCTCGCCTCCCTCGACTTCAACCAGGTGCGCCAGGTGTACCGCAAGGCCTTCTCGCCGGACAACCTGGTCTTCGCGGTGGTGGGACCCCAGACCCACGCCGAGCTCAAGGCCGCCATCGAATCCGGCCTGCCCGGCCGCTCGCGCCCGGGCCCGACCCTGCCGGTGCCGCCGGCCACCACGGCGGGCGAGGAGCTCACGGCCACCGTCGGCGGCCAGATGACGGCCATCCGGCTCGGCGCGGTGCTCGACGTGGCGCCGGCCGATGCGGCGGCCCTCGAATTGACCGTGGCCATCCTCTCGGACCGCATGGCCATGGACCTGCGGGAGACGCGGGGGCTGAGCTACAGCGTGGGTGCGTCGCTCGACGTGACCGGCCCCGTGGCCGAATTCACGGCCTGGCTGAATCCGCCCCAGGAGCGGCTGGCGGAGGGGCAGGCGGCGATCCGCGAGTTCGTGGCCGGCTTCGACGCGGCGACCATCACCCGCGAGGAGATGGACAAGATCCGCTCGGCCCGCCGCGGCCGCCTGATGATGCGCCGGCTGTCGAGCATGGGACAGGCCTACTACCTGGCCATGGCCGAGCTCGACGGCGACATCGCGGGCTACCTGAACGGCCTGACGGCCTACGACGACCTGACTCTTTCCGACCTGCAGCGGGTCGCGGGCAAGTACCTCGCGACGATGCCCCTGGTCGAAGTGATCGTGAACTGAGCCACCCCGTCGCGGGGGCGGACGAGCCGCGGCCCGAGGGCCGCGGCCGTGCTGTCCGCCCCGCGTCCATCCGAGGAGTCGCCATGTCCCGTCCGCGTGCCCTCGTCCGCGTCCTCGTCCTGCTCGCCCTGCTGACCCAGCCGGCGGTCGCCGCCCGGGCCGAGGGCGTCGTGCTCGCCCACCGCGCCATCGTCACCTTCGACGTGCCCAACCACGGGGTCGTCATCGAGGACGAGGTCACCCTGCCCGCGGGCCTCACGGAACTGCGCCTCGGCGCCGGATTCACCATCGAGCGCATCACGGTCCTGGACAACGCCAAGGTCGATCCCCGCGTGGTGGTGGAAGAGGTCGACGACCCGGACGGTCCCTGGCAGCGCCTGGTCATCGACCGCATGGGTCTGCGCAACGGCGGCCTGATGATCATCCGCTATGGCGGCACCTTCCTCGAGTCGGTCGCCGACGTCGTCTTCTCGCGGGAGAACGTGGGCAACGAGATCACCGCCACGATCTCGGACGAAGGCGTGTACCTGTCGTCCGCGGCGGAGTGGCTGCCCCGCGTGGAGGGCGCCCTGGCCACCCACGAGCTGCACGTCACGACGCCGGTCGGCTTCGAGACCGTGACCCAGGGCGAGCGTCTCGTGCACCAGGTCGAGGGCGACCGCCTCGTCACGCGCTGGTACGCGCCCCATCCCAGCGACGGCATCAACCTCATCGCCAACCGCTATTTCGTGCACGAGGAGCCGGTGCGCGACGGCGTCGTCAGCATGACCTTCCTGCTCGAGGACGACGCCCGGCTGCGCGCGACCTACATGGAGCGCACCAAGGCCTACATCGCCATGTACGAGGAGATGATCGGGCCTTACCCCTACGCCAAGTTCGCCACGGTGGAGAACTGGTTCCCCACCGGCTACGGCATGCCGAGCTACACCCTGCTCGGCGGCACGGTGCTGCGCCTGCCCTTCATCCCGTACACGAGCTTCGGCCACGAGATCGCCCACAACTGGTGGGGCAACTCGGTCTTCGTGGCCGGCGAGGGGGGCAACTGGTGCGAGGGCCTGACCGCCTACTGCGCCGACTACCACTACAAGGAACTGGAGAGCGCGGAGGCGGCGCGGGAGTACCGGCGCAACACGCTGAAGGACTACGCCGCCTACGTGCGCGATCCGGCCAAGGACTTCCCCCTGACGGAGTTCGTGTCGCGCCACAGCGGCGCCACCCGCGCCGTGGGCTACGGCAAGAGCATGATGGTCTTCCACATGGTGCGGCGCGCCCTCGGCGACGCGAACTTCCTCAACGCCCTGCGCTCGGTCGCGGCCGACC includes these proteins:
- a CDS encoding insulinase family protein, which codes for MRNLMRGLMLVLTLAGLAGNSFSQGRGGGFAGDSLEPAIHPLAENVEILRLENGMDVILMRNPGQPMVGVYTQVKVGSAWEDYRTSGMSHMLEHLLFNGSDKYTQEELYDKADQAGAYNNANTARFFTNFMMVVPAAALETGLDLQSQMLFHSLIPADKFEKEKGIVVGELVQARDWPGHAKEKALEQALWEGSSLELPTLGTKSTIEHMERDDVYQFYRKWYVPNNMVLTLAGNFDRDEALALLETYYGGVAPGTVERSPLRPVRPIENATSASRRVGDERVLALAFDAPSYGLPDYFPFLVLTSLLDLEGTGILTAALDDLPAAERPELATWWEQSPGFGRLVLEFTLPEGVGPDGIYRLVQDALTGAMEMGITGEDILGIVRTSETHTLLEREQLRMTGIYTAEPIVLGGIDFFVSFLDGLRAVTAEDVSRTLANWLIDAPCQAVYIEPAAGAAGGAGGMAGMRMPPGMQMPPAMAAAMGGKEGGAADKPAAPKPAAPAPLQVDRSELANGAVLVSQTNPDSPLMAIHLAVKGRAAIDRENAAAGAVDLVHRLIGEGYAGCDRACLARQLRRLGAVVKVVDDDRIPMDNYYTTGRFSFVRIEATAANGPEILALLLQQLQFASFTAQDFARVRDERVEKLEQEKASARATANGLLEQGLYGDHPLVMAPEGTPESLASLDFNQVRQVYRKAFSPDNLVFAVVGPQTHAELKAAIESGLPGRSRPGPTLPVPPATTAGEELTATVGGQMTAIRLGAVLDVAPADAAALELTVAILSDRMAMDLRETRGLSYSVGASLDVTGPVAEFTAWLNPPQERLAEGQAAIREFVAGFDAATITREEMDKIRSARRGRLMMRRLSSMGQAYYLAMAELDGDIAGYLNGLTAYDDLTLSDLQRVAGKYLATMPLVEVIVN